The Sinobacterium norvegicum genome segment GACATGTTATTGGAGGTCGGTGGTGCCGGTCTCTACGAGATGCTCGATTTGGAAATTTCTAAGTGCCAGCTAATGACGGCCGGTATTACCGGTGCAGAATTACCCAAGGGCCGCATTAAGGTGGCCTCTAAATTTACCAATATCGCCAAGCAGTATTGCGCCGAACAGGGCTTGCAGGCTGAAGTTATTAAGCTTTATGGCGCAATGGAACTGGCACCTATCATGGGGTTGGCCGATTTGATTGTGGATATTGTCGATACTGGCAATACTTTGCGCGCCAACGGTATGGAACCGCTCGATCTTATTGCCGATGTCAGCAGCCGCCTGGTCGTCAACAAGGCTGCGTTGAA includes the following:
- the hisG gene encoding ATP phosphoribosyltransferase; its protein translation is MTQPLIIALTKGRILKETLPLLAAAGIEPIEDISKSRKLIFETTDPSVQLLVIRGSDVPTYVKHGVADMGVSGKDMLLEVGGAGLYEMLDLEISKCQLMTAGITGAELPKGRIKVASKFTNIAKQYCAEQGLQAEVIKLYGAMELAPIMGLADLIVDIVDTGNTLRANGMEPLDLIADVSSRLVVNKAALKMKHHRIEQVVEKISAAVVAKR